The following proteins come from a genomic window of Daphnia magna isolate NIES unplaced genomic scaffold, ASM2063170v1.1 Dm_contigs066, whole genome shotgun sequence:
- the LOC123477492 gene encoding hemicentin-1-like isoform X1 yields MASGASIGQLLVVLSIQTIICHGAELALAGNVPTVLEDLSGLAGQEVSVPCSVDVATCGDFHSVKWYRESQRVFVYSELANLERSEGSLTNRARFVLSSNETQAGLKISSLQLSDEGLYRCEITYLEINEGCPVVQYVNLTVLAAPDYVEILLEDGKTSAAIRNVSRIGPFNEGTIVTLLCRSGGGRPVPRIEWWNGSHIMEADEVVATQEDNGAVTGINRLQVALSRQDLDAQWQCRVRSPALSSPLVANLRIDVHVKPTNVTLTGLDTAVTEGTAVVVYCVADGARPAAAITWYNDSSPLQKSAVETTQLQPEDEAEVEEQSDGTFSTRSRLIFTLNRHDHRRYITCRAGNTVTDDLQHKPVQASQLLRVEYAPTVAVSPENVTVNETMDVLIFCTYDANPVTLTSVQWFKDDVEIIINGPHKYEGATIDQPALLLKKATRDDAGAYSCRLTNAVGTGHSENVAFISVQYPAEVRLVMEPELPVNELERPNITLNCQMSSGYPPVLLGVRWYLDGELLKELPDCPLNETITSFSMYDEDLCDVDPSKLLLEYVGRSFQGNYSCEGMNAAGWGPPSEVETLVIYYPPGNTTLTYEPEVVVKDGPLTLTCGVSDVGQPAVTQYRWTRNGHVIPEISDAQWNVSQVTLNYQANYSCTPVNEAGEGETATIEIEVFAEPTFIERLPLTSGALSDAADATKLSCRAECYPLCQIDWFRNGIPIRESPMYTVVDSFVPENIKFNQHQSVKSSLSFNMRMWSQAKLDPIADTANYTCITTDNVVGDGVSSTTFFTVEYAPTTAIIDNPTIEVEEGSIVGQLECSASSYPLANYYWQHNHQIIGNGPRLTLDYGLSRDKTGEYSCIAHNQHGNTSAKAFINVVFKPECSITLREMEGKTRLICEVHANPKLVDFMWMLNNATLTTDIVHMGLQSVLTIDGPAPTSGIYYCHANNSVGFGTPCEISVEGGLLAKLGDENIIIIAIIAAAIVVILVVCIVLLVICRRQRTDDKYNPAATMEQRENPEGGSLMTLQSGTTIQQVHQHKWPLRPGVQVHVNDTNSLTLAASGSVLLSPVDQTQDEAPNSNSKRPRSDSSGSQADQFEADKAVDRQVVESNIPYYETLRDQKPPLGGNRDSVGESQATDSGSESTRSVICIKGPCRPKTLIPVTSHHLSNTEACRENSAVSKSESGTSTRKRKKPEANSLSSSITAVSATGPSTKNGNDNLSENSKAFYENLPFHGLQTAPNKDFVSRPSSQMSHTPSSGYGSARSTNRTMSEAINTKDNQTAATVPDQLGRSRNCHLNSLRKPKVADVSSRFRSLRVPRAGPPPTSVGYDSADFACQTPKPVGTVSQPLEMVATHEQNWQPEHDQQLSIPVPAPRFHTLKRHPYQNIPIPLKNVQIQNQEHHDNSDQFMQMNPLMSSTKSTSMNDPQLQQRAWTPRSLAPVHTSAYDPPKQQAQSHHAPSSRFPANTNHASYKQAGSTVYADLSISCTAELKPHQNEISPTEYAVLQFMNGGQEVQV; encoded by the exons GTGCTGAGCTGGCATTGGCAGGCAACGTACCGACTGTATTAGAAGATCTATCAGGTCTTGCCGGCCAGGAAGTCTCGGTACCGTGCAGTGTGGACGTGGCCACCTGCGGAGATTTCCACAGCGTCAAATGGTACCGCGAATCGCAACGAGTCTTTGTCTACAGTGAACTGGCTAATCTAGAACGGTCGGAAGGATCATTGACCAACAG AGCTCGGTTCGTCCTGTCGTCGAATGAAACCCAAGCCGGGTTGAAGATCAGCAGCTTGCAGTTGTCCGACGAAGGTCTTTATCGATGCGAGATCACCTATTTGGAGATCAACGAAGGCTGTCCTGTCGTTCAATATGTTAACCTCACCGTTCTCG CGGCCCCTGATTACGTCGAGATTTTGCTGGAGGACGGGAAAACGTCAGCAGCAATTAGAAATGTATCACGCATCGGCCCGTTCAACGAAGGTACAATCGTCACCTTATTATGCCGATCTGGAGGCGGCAGACCCGTACCTCGCATAGAATGGTGGAACGGATCACACATCATGGAAG cagATGAAGTGGTGGCCACGCAGGAAGACAATGGCGCAGTGACTGGTATCAATCGGCTTCAGGTAGCCCTATCGCGTCAAGACCTGGATGCACAGTGGCAGTGTCGTGTCCGTAGTCCAGCCCTAAGTTCACCGTTGGTGGCCAATTTGCGCATCGATGTACATG TGAAACCCACCAACGTGACACTCACCGGACTGGATACGGCAGTGACGGAAGGAACTGCCGTTGTCGTTTATTGCGTGGCCGATGGCGCACGGCCAGCTGCTGCCATCACCTGGTACAACGATTCATCGCCACTGCAGAAGAGCGCCGTTGAGACAACGCAACTACAG CCGGAAGACGAAGCGGAAGTCGAAGAGCAA TCGGACGGCACTTTCAGCACGCGGAGCCGACTCATTTTCACGCTTAATCGACACGACCATCGACGTTATATCACGTGTCGTGCCGGTAACACGGTCACTGACGATTTACAGCATAAACCAGTCCAAGCGTCACAGCTCCTCAGAGTtgaat ATGCCCCTACGGTAGCCGTTTCTCCGGAAAACGTCACCGTCAACGAAACGATGGACGTGCTCATTTTTTGCACTTACGACGCCAATCCGGTCACCTTGACGTCTGTCCAGTGGTTTAAAGATGATGTCGAGATCATTATCAACGGTCCCCACAAATACGAAGGTGCCACCATCGACCAACCGGCTCTTCTCCTCAAAAAGGCAACAAGAGATGACGCTGGGGCTTATTCCTGTCGCCTTACCAATGCCGTTGGCACTGGCCACTCCGAAAATGTTGCCTTCATTTCCGTTCAAT ATCCAGCGGAAGTGCGTTTGGTCATGGAACCCGAGCTGCCAGTCAACGAACTGGAACGTCCCAATATCACCCTCAATTGCCAG ATGAGCAGCGGTTACCCACCCGTGCTCTTGGGAGTCCGCTGGTATTTAGATGGCGAGCTCCTCAAAGAGTTGCCTGATTGTCCGCTCAATGAAACCATTACCTCATTTTCGATGTACGACGAAGATTTGTGTGACGTAGACCCCAGCAAATTACTTCTCGAATACGTTGGTCGCTCATTCCAAGGGAATTACTCTTGCGAAGGCATGAACGCCGCCGGATGGGGACCACCTTCCGAAGTCGAAACTCTTGTCATTTACT atcCACCGGGCAATACCACACTGACCTACGAGCCGGAAGTGGTAGTGAAAGATGGTCCTCTGACTTTGACTTGTGGGGTTTCGGATGTCGGCCAGCCTGCTGTTACACAATACAGATGGACACGCAATGGCCACGTCATTCCAGAGATTAGTGATGCTCAATGGAATGTCAGCCAAGTGACGCTTAACTATCAAGCTAACTACTCGTGCACGCCAGTCAATGAGGCCGGTGAAGGCGAAACGGCTACCATTGAAATTGAGGTCTTCG CTGAACCTACTTTCATTGAACGACTGCCGCTGACTTCCGGTGCTCTCTCTGACGCCGCCGACGCCACCAAATTATCATGTCGTGCTGAGTGTTATCCGCTCTGTCAGATCGATTGGTTCCGCAATGGAATACCCATCAGAGAATCACCCATGTATACGGTTGTTGATAGTTTTGTGCCAGAAAACATcaag TTTAATCAACACCAATCGGTCAAATCAAGTTTGTCTTTCAACATGCGTATGTGGAGCCAGGCAAAGTTAGATCCGATTGCCGACACGGCGAATTATACTTGCATTACGACAGACAACGTGGTCGGTGATGGTGTCTCGAGCACGACCTTCTTCACGGTTGAAT ATGCACCCACCACTGCGATTATTGATAACCCTACAATCGAAGTGGAGGAAGGTTCGATCGTGGGCCAGTTGGAGTGTTCAGCTTCTTCCTATCCGTTAGCCAATTACTACTGGCAACACAACCATCAGATCATAGGCAACGGACCACGTCTTACACTCGACTACGGACTTAGCCGTGACAAGACGGGCGAATACTCTTGCATAGCTCATAATCAGCACGGCAATACCAGCGCTAAGGCCTTCATCAATGTCGTTT TTAAACCCGAGTGTTCCATCACTCTGCGTGAGATGGAAGGGAAAACGCGGTTAATTTGCGAAGTCCACGCCAATCCTAAGCTGGTCGACTTCATGTGGATGCTGAACAATGCCACGTTGACTACTGACATTGTGCACATGGGTTTGCAAAGTGTTCTGACAATCGACGGACCGGCTCCCACCAGCGGAATTTACTATTGCCATGCCAACAACTCGGTCGGATTCGGGACGCCCTGCGAGATTAGCGTTGAAG gtGGGTTGTTGGCGAAGCTGGGTGACGAGAACATCATTATAATCGCCATTATAGCTGCCGCCATAGTCGTCATCCTCGTCGTCTGTATTGTGTTACTCGTCATTTGCCGAAGGCAGCGAACTGATGATAAAT ATAACCCTGCCGCTACCATGGAACAACGTGAAAA TCCGGAGGGAGGATCCCTTATGACTCTACAATCAGGAACAACAATCCAACAAGTTCATCAACATAAATGGCCACTACGACCCGGTGTCCAGGTGCACGTCAATGATACAAACAGCCTTACATTGGCCGCTTCCGGCTCTGTCCTTCTTTCGCCTGTTGACCAAACACAAGACGAAGCGCCAAATTCCAATTCGAAACGACCGCGTTCCGATTCCTCTGGTTCGCAAGCAGACCAATTTGAAGCGGACAAAGCAGTTGATCGCCAAGTGGTAGAGTCCAACATTCCATATTACGAGACGCTGCGGGATCAAAAACCACCTTTGGGTGGAAACCGCGATTCAGTAGGCGAGTCCCAGGCAACGGATTCCGGCAGTGAGAGTACTCGTTCTGTCATCTGTATCAAAGGACCTTGTCGTCCTAAAACTCTAATCCCCGTCACATCTCATCATCTGAGTAACACTGAAGCATGTCGGGAGAATTCAGCAG TCTCCAAGTCAGAGAGCGGGACCTCTActagaaagaggaaaaagccGGAAGCCAATTCACTATCTTCGTCCATTACAG CTGTTTCAGCAACGGGACCCTCTACCAAAAACGGCAATGACAATCTCTCAGAAAATAGTAAAGCTTTCTACGAGAACCTCCCCTTCCACGGGCTTCAAACCGCCCCAAATAAG GACTTTGTCAGCCGCCCTTCCAGTCAAATGAGTCATACTCCTTCTTCCGGTTATGGATCGGCACGGAGCACTAATCGAACCATGTCCGAAGCCATAAACACCAAAGACAACCAAACGGCGGCTACTGTCCCTGATCAGCTGGGACGTAGTCGTAACTGTCATCTAAACTCGCTTCGGAAACCTAAAGTAGCTGATGTTAGCTCCCGTTTTCGTTCTCTCCGGGTGCCGCGTGCCGGTCCGCCCCCTACGTCTGTTGGATATGACTCGGCTGATTTTGCATGCCAAACACCCAAGCCTGTGGGAACTGTTTCCCAACCACTCGAAATGGTCGCGACCCACGAACAAAATTGGCAACCGGAGCATGATCAGCAACTATCCATTCCCGTGCCTGCCCCCCGCTTTCACACGCTTAAACGTCACCCATACCAGAACATTCCCATTCCGTTGAAGAATGTGCAGATACAAAATCAAGAGCACCATGATAATTCAGATCAGTTCATGCAG ATGAACCCGTTGATGAGCTCAACCAAGAGCACAAGCATGAATGATCCACAGCTGCAACAACGAGCCTGGACACCTCGGTCGCTGGCTCCCGTTCATACCTCGGCATACGATCCTCCTAAACAGCAAGCTCAGTCACATCATGCTCCATCGTCCCGTTTTCCCGCTAACACTAACCACGCATCCTACAAGCAAGCCGGTAGCACTGTTTACGCCGACTTGTCTATTTCTTGTACTGCCGAATTGAAACCCCACCAGAATGAAATATCTCCAACGGAATACGCAGTACTGCAGTTTATGAATGGAGGCCAAGAAGTCCAGGTTTAA
- the LOC123477492 gene encoding hemicentin-1-like isoform X10 — MASGASIGQLLVVLSIQTIICHGAELALAGNVPTVLEDLSGLAGQEVSVPCSVDVATCGDFHSVKWYRESQRVFVYSELANLERSEGSLTNRARFVLSSNETQAGLKISSLQLSDEGLYRCEITYLEINEGCPVVQYVNLTVLAAPDYVEILLEDGKTSAAIRNVSRIGPFNEGTIVTLLCRSGGGRPVPRIEWWNGSHIMEADEVVATQEDNGAVTGINRLQVALSRQDLDAQWQCRVRSPALSSPLVANLRIDVHVKPTNVTLTGLDTAVTEGTAVVVYCVADGARPAAAITWYNDSSPLQKSAVETTQLQPEDEAEVEEQSDGTFSTRSRLIFTLNRHDHRRYITCRAGNTVTDDLQHKPVQASQLLRVEYAPTVAVSPENVTVNETMDVLIFCTYDANPVTLTSVQWFKDDVEIIINGPHKYEGATIDQPALLLKKATRDDAGAYSCRLTNAVGTGHSENVAFISVQYPAEVRLVMEPELPVNELERPNITLNCQMSSGYPPVLLGVRWYLDGELLKELPDCPLNETITSFSMYDEDLCDVDPSKLLLEYVGRSFQGNYSCEGMNAAGWGPPSEVETLVIYYPPGNTTLTYEPEVVVKDGPLTLTCGVSDVGQPAVTQYRWTRNGHVIPEISDAQWNVSQVTLNYQANYSCTPVNEAGEGETATIEIEVFAEPTFIERLPLTSGALSDAADATKLSCRAECYPLCQIDWFRNGIPIRESPMYTVVDSFVPENIKFNQHQSVKSSLSFNMRMWSQAKLDPIADTANYTCITTDNVVGDGVSSTTFFTVEYAPTTAIIDNPTIEVEEGSIVGQLECSASSYPLANYYWQHNHQIIGNGPRLTLDYGLSRDKTGEYSCIAHNQHGNTSAKAFINVVFKPECSITLREMEGKTRLICEVHANPKLVDFMWMLNNATLTTDIVHMGLQSVLTIDGPAPTSGIYYCHANNSVGFGTPCEISVEGGLLAKLGDENIIIIAIIAAAIVVILVVCIVLLVICRRQRTDDKYNPAATMEQRENPEGGSLMTLQSGTTIQQVHQHKWPLRPGVQVHVNDTNSLTLAASGSVLLSPVDQTQDEAPNSNSKRPRSDSSGSQADQFEADKAVDRQVVESNIPYYETLRDQKPPLGGNRDSVGESQATDSGSESTRSVICIKGPCRPKTLIPVTSHHLSNTEACRENSAVSKSESGTSTRKRKKPEANSLSSSITAVSATGPSTKNGNDNLSENSKAFYENLPFHGLQTAPNKPFKPILSDLVYADIDDKDYGPTYYKKASILQASEKKAQAQGLPVRPTRETRL; from the exons GTGCTGAGCTGGCATTGGCAGGCAACGTACCGACTGTATTAGAAGATCTATCAGGTCTTGCCGGCCAGGAAGTCTCGGTACCGTGCAGTGTGGACGTGGCCACCTGCGGAGATTTCCACAGCGTCAAATGGTACCGCGAATCGCAACGAGTCTTTGTCTACAGTGAACTGGCTAATCTAGAACGGTCGGAAGGATCATTGACCAACAG AGCTCGGTTCGTCCTGTCGTCGAATGAAACCCAAGCCGGGTTGAAGATCAGCAGCTTGCAGTTGTCCGACGAAGGTCTTTATCGATGCGAGATCACCTATTTGGAGATCAACGAAGGCTGTCCTGTCGTTCAATATGTTAACCTCACCGTTCTCG CGGCCCCTGATTACGTCGAGATTTTGCTGGAGGACGGGAAAACGTCAGCAGCAATTAGAAATGTATCACGCATCGGCCCGTTCAACGAAGGTACAATCGTCACCTTATTATGCCGATCTGGAGGCGGCAGACCCGTACCTCGCATAGAATGGTGGAACGGATCACACATCATGGAAG cagATGAAGTGGTGGCCACGCAGGAAGACAATGGCGCAGTGACTGGTATCAATCGGCTTCAGGTAGCCCTATCGCGTCAAGACCTGGATGCACAGTGGCAGTGTCGTGTCCGTAGTCCAGCCCTAAGTTCACCGTTGGTGGCCAATTTGCGCATCGATGTACATG TGAAACCCACCAACGTGACACTCACCGGACTGGATACGGCAGTGACGGAAGGAACTGCCGTTGTCGTTTATTGCGTGGCCGATGGCGCACGGCCAGCTGCTGCCATCACCTGGTACAACGATTCATCGCCACTGCAGAAGAGCGCCGTTGAGACAACGCAACTACAG CCGGAAGACGAAGCGGAAGTCGAAGAGCAA TCGGACGGCACTTTCAGCACGCGGAGCCGACTCATTTTCACGCTTAATCGACACGACCATCGACGTTATATCACGTGTCGTGCCGGTAACACGGTCACTGACGATTTACAGCATAAACCAGTCCAAGCGTCACAGCTCCTCAGAGTtgaat ATGCCCCTACGGTAGCCGTTTCTCCGGAAAACGTCACCGTCAACGAAACGATGGACGTGCTCATTTTTTGCACTTACGACGCCAATCCGGTCACCTTGACGTCTGTCCAGTGGTTTAAAGATGATGTCGAGATCATTATCAACGGTCCCCACAAATACGAAGGTGCCACCATCGACCAACCGGCTCTTCTCCTCAAAAAGGCAACAAGAGATGACGCTGGGGCTTATTCCTGTCGCCTTACCAATGCCGTTGGCACTGGCCACTCCGAAAATGTTGCCTTCATTTCCGTTCAAT ATCCAGCGGAAGTGCGTTTGGTCATGGAACCCGAGCTGCCAGTCAACGAACTGGAACGTCCCAATATCACCCTCAATTGCCAG ATGAGCAGCGGTTACCCACCCGTGCTCTTGGGAGTCCGCTGGTATTTAGATGGCGAGCTCCTCAAAGAGTTGCCTGATTGTCCGCTCAATGAAACCATTACCTCATTTTCGATGTACGACGAAGATTTGTGTGACGTAGACCCCAGCAAATTACTTCTCGAATACGTTGGTCGCTCATTCCAAGGGAATTACTCTTGCGAAGGCATGAACGCCGCCGGATGGGGACCACCTTCCGAAGTCGAAACTCTTGTCATTTACT atcCACCGGGCAATACCACACTGACCTACGAGCCGGAAGTGGTAGTGAAAGATGGTCCTCTGACTTTGACTTGTGGGGTTTCGGATGTCGGCCAGCCTGCTGTTACACAATACAGATGGACACGCAATGGCCACGTCATTCCAGAGATTAGTGATGCTCAATGGAATGTCAGCCAAGTGACGCTTAACTATCAAGCTAACTACTCGTGCACGCCAGTCAATGAGGCCGGTGAAGGCGAAACGGCTACCATTGAAATTGAGGTCTTCG CTGAACCTACTTTCATTGAACGACTGCCGCTGACTTCCGGTGCTCTCTCTGACGCCGCCGACGCCACCAAATTATCATGTCGTGCTGAGTGTTATCCGCTCTGTCAGATCGATTGGTTCCGCAATGGAATACCCATCAGAGAATCACCCATGTATACGGTTGTTGATAGTTTTGTGCCAGAAAACATcaag TTTAATCAACACCAATCGGTCAAATCAAGTTTGTCTTTCAACATGCGTATGTGGAGCCAGGCAAAGTTAGATCCGATTGCCGACACGGCGAATTATACTTGCATTACGACAGACAACGTGGTCGGTGATGGTGTCTCGAGCACGACCTTCTTCACGGTTGAAT ATGCACCCACCACTGCGATTATTGATAACCCTACAATCGAAGTGGAGGAAGGTTCGATCGTGGGCCAGTTGGAGTGTTCAGCTTCTTCCTATCCGTTAGCCAATTACTACTGGCAACACAACCATCAGATCATAGGCAACGGACCACGTCTTACACTCGACTACGGACTTAGCCGTGACAAGACGGGCGAATACTCTTGCATAGCTCATAATCAGCACGGCAATACCAGCGCTAAGGCCTTCATCAATGTCGTTT TTAAACCCGAGTGTTCCATCACTCTGCGTGAGATGGAAGGGAAAACGCGGTTAATTTGCGAAGTCCACGCCAATCCTAAGCTGGTCGACTTCATGTGGATGCTGAACAATGCCACGTTGACTACTGACATTGTGCACATGGGTTTGCAAAGTGTTCTGACAATCGACGGACCGGCTCCCACCAGCGGAATTTACTATTGCCATGCCAACAACTCGGTCGGATTCGGGACGCCCTGCGAGATTAGCGTTGAAG gtGGGTTGTTGGCGAAGCTGGGTGACGAGAACATCATTATAATCGCCATTATAGCTGCCGCCATAGTCGTCATCCTCGTCGTCTGTATTGTGTTACTCGTCATTTGCCGAAGGCAGCGAACTGATGATAAAT ATAACCCTGCCGCTACCATGGAACAACGTGAAAA TCCGGAGGGAGGATCCCTTATGACTCTACAATCAGGAACAACAATCCAACAAGTTCATCAACATAAATGGCCACTACGACCCGGTGTCCAGGTGCACGTCAATGATACAAACAGCCTTACATTGGCCGCTTCCGGCTCTGTCCTTCTTTCGCCTGTTGACCAAACACAAGACGAAGCGCCAAATTCCAATTCGAAACGACCGCGTTCCGATTCCTCTGGTTCGCAAGCAGACCAATTTGAAGCGGACAAAGCAGTTGATCGCCAAGTGGTAGAGTCCAACATTCCATATTACGAGACGCTGCGGGATCAAAAACCACCTTTGGGTGGAAACCGCGATTCAGTAGGCGAGTCCCAGGCAACGGATTCCGGCAGTGAGAGTACTCGTTCTGTCATCTGTATCAAAGGACCTTGTCGTCCTAAAACTCTAATCCCCGTCACATCTCATCATCTGAGTAACACTGAAGCATGTCGGGAGAATTCAGCAG TCTCCAAGTCAGAGAGCGGGACCTCTActagaaagaggaaaaagccGGAAGCCAATTCACTATCTTCGTCCATTACAG CTGTTTCAGCAACGGGACCCTCTACCAAAAACGGCAATGACAATCTCTCAGAAAATAGTAAAGCTTTCTACGAGAACCTCCCCTTCCACGGGCTTCAAACCGCCCCAAATAAG CCCTTCAAGCCGATCCTGTCCGATCTAGTCTATGCCGACATCGATGACAAAGATTATGGACCAACCTACTATAAAAAGGCTAGTATCCTCCAAGCGTCGGAAAAAAAAGCTCAGGCGCAAGGACTGCCAGTTCGACCAACTCGTGAGACAAGGCTCTAG